Proteins co-encoded in one Arachis hypogaea cultivar Tifrunner chromosome 13, arahy.Tifrunner.gnm2.J5K5, whole genome shotgun sequence genomic window:
- the LOC112736921 gene encoding DNA replication licensing factor MCM4 — MASDSSPINNGPSSPDDSPSSPIGNTFSSPGDAARRNRRRGRSSTPSAFDTPPAHRSRFAAAADATPTPSRSRQRSGGAGRPPVTPTSTDDIPASSEGGDGFDMDDARPTFVWGTNISVEDVNDAIQRFLRDFREASSSQNDDDMLQHLHTDGKYEKLIKQVIEVEGDSLDVDAHDVFEHDPDLYTKMVRYPLEVLAIFDLVLMNMVSRIKPMFEKHIQTRIFNLKSSTTMRNLNPTDIERMVSIKGMIIRCSSIIPEIREAIFRCLVCGNCTDPVAVERGRITEPTICLREECQSRNSMTLLHNRCRFTDKQIVRLQETPDEIPEGGTPHTVSLLMHDKLVDAGKPGDRVEVTGIYRAMSVRIGSTQRTVKSLFKTYIDCLHIKKTDKSRMLVDDAMDIDNSEGRNPEEVHFDEERVGQLKELSKQPDIYERLTKSLAPNIWELDDVKKGLLCQLFGGNALKLASGASFRGDINILLVGDPGTSKSQLLQYIHKLSPRGIYTSGRGSSAVGLTAYVTKDPETGETVLESGALVLSDRGICCIDEFDKMSDNARSMLHEVMEQQTVSIAKAGIIASLNARTSVLACANPSGSRYNPRLSVIDNIHLPPTLLSRFDLIYLILDKADEQTDRRLAKHIVSLHFENPESMEQDVMDISTLTDYVSYARKHIHPQLSDEVAEELTRGYVDIRRRGNFPGSSKKVITATPRQLESLIRLSEALARIRFAEWVEKRDVMEAFRLLEVAMQQSATDHATGTIDMDLITTGVSASERMRREAMVQATRNIIMEKMQIGGPSMRLLELLEELKQSTGSEVQLTDLKNAVATLASEGFVTMHGESVKRS; from the exons GGCCGCTCTTCCACGCCGTCTGCCTTCGATACTCCGCCAGCGCATCGTTCTCGATTTGCCGCCGCTGCTGATGCCACTCCTACTCCGTCTCGTTCCCGGCAGAGATCCGGAGGCGCCGGCCGTCCTCCGGTTACTCCGACCTCCACCGATGACATACCGGCGTCTTCTGAAGGCGGTGATGGCTTCGACATGGATGACGCCAGGCCTACCTTCGTTTGGGGCACGAACATCAGCGTTGAGGACGTTAACGACGCGATTCAGAGATTCCTGAGGGACTTTCGAGAAGCTTCTTCGTCACAGAATGATGATGACATGTTGCAGCACTTGCATACCGATGGGAAGTACGAGAAGCTCATCAAACAG GTGATTGAAGTGGAGGGAGATTCCCTTGATGTTGATGCGCATGATGTGTTCGAACATGACCCTGATTTGTACACCAAGATGGTTAGGTACCCTCTCGAGGTTCTTGCGATCTTTGACTTGGTTCTTATGAATATGGTTAGCAGGATTAAGCCTATGTTCGAGAAGCACATTCAGACTCGGATTTTCAATCTCAAATCCTCCACTACAATGAGGAATTTGAATCCTACTG ATATTGAGAGGATGGTGTCAATAAAGGGTATGATTATACGGTGTAGCTCAATCATACCGGAAATTAGGGAAGCTATATTTAGGTGTCTTGTGTGTGGGAACTGCACCGACCCTGTTGCTGTAGAGAGAG GACGTATAACCGAGCCAACTATATGCTTGAGAGAAGAGTGTCAATCCAGGAACTCCATGACACTGCTTCACAACCGATGCAG GTTTACTGATAAGCAAATTGTGAGGCTCCAGGAGACACCTGATGAGATACCTGAAGGTGGAACTCCTCACACAGTCAGCTTGCTAATGCATGACAAGCTGGTAGATGCTGGAAAGCCTGGAGATAGAGTTGAG GTGACTGGTATATATAGAGCTATGAGTGTCAGAATTGGATCAACTCAGCGAACTGTGAAATCATTGTTCAAG ACGTATATTGATTGTCTTCACATAAAGAAGACTGATAAGTCAAGGATGCTGGTAGACGATGCTATGGACATTGACAATAGCGAGGGCAGAAATCCAGAAGAGGTTCACTTTGATGAAGAAAGG GTGGGTCAACTGAAAGAGCTCTCAAAACAGCCAGATATATATGAAAGATTGACAAAATCATTGGCACCAAATATCTGGGAACTAGACGATGTGAAAAAAGGTCTTCTTTGTCAG CTTTTTGGTGGCAATGCTTTGAAGTTGGCATCTGGTGCTAGCTTCCGTGGTGATATCAATATTCTTCTTGTTGGTGATCCTGGTACTAGCAAGTCTCAGCTTCTTCAATACATTCACAAACTATCTCCTCGTGGCATTTACACTAGTGGAAGGGGGAGTTCTGCAGTTGGATTGACTGCTTACGTGACCAAGGACCCTGAAACAGGGGAAACT GTTCTTGAAAGTGGTGCCCTAGTTTTGAGTGACCGAGGTATTTGCTGTATAGATGAATTTGACAAAATGTCTGACAATGCAAGGAGCATGTTACATGAG GTGATGGAACAGCAAACTGTTTCTATAGCGAAGGCTGGTATTATTGCTTCTCTCAATGCTAGGACTTCCGTGTTGGCTTGTGCAAATCCAAGTGGGTCACGATATAATCCTCGCTTGTCTGTCATTGACAACATACACCTGCCTCCCACTCTTTTGTCCAG GTTCGATTTAATTTACTTAATTCTTGACAAGGCTGATGAACAGACTGACCGGCGACTTGCCAAACATATTGTTTCCTTACACTTCGAGAATCCCGAG AGCATGGAGCAAGATGTGATGGACATATCTACCTTGACTGATTATGTGAGCTATGCCCGAAAGCACATACACCCCCAGCTGTCTGATGAAGTTGCCGAAGAATTGACTAGAGGTTATGTGGATATAAGAAGAAGAGGAAACTTTCCTGGAAGTAGCAAAAAG GTGATAACAGCAACGCCAAGACAGCTTGAGAGTCTGATACGCCTTAGTGAAGCATTGGCCCGGATTCGCTTCGCAGAATGG GTTGAAAAGCGTGATGTAATGGAGGCATTTCGGCTTCTTGAAGTTGCAATGCAGCAGTCTGCAACGGATCACGCTACTG GAACTATCGACATGGATCTTATTACTACTGGAGTTTCGGCAAGTGAAAGGATGAGACGAGAAGCTATGGTACAAGCAACCCGCAACATAATCATGGAGAAGATGCAAATTGGGGGACCATCCATGCGATTATTGGAG CTATTGGAAGAGTTAAAACAGAGCACTGGCAGTGAAGTTCAACTTACTGAT